The Acanthopagrus latus isolate v.2019 chromosome 13, fAcaLat1.1, whole genome shotgun sequence genome contains a region encoding:
- the si:dkey-251i10.1 gene encoding ADP/ATP translocase 2 yields the protein MSETAISFAKDFLAGGISAAISKTAVAPIERVKLLLQVQHASKQITADKQYKGIMDCITRIPKEQGFLSFWRGNLANVIRYFPTQALNFAFKDKYKKIFLDGVDKRTQFWRYFAGNLASGGAAGATSLCFVYPLDFARTRLAADVGKAGAAREFNGLGDCLAKIFKSDGLKGLYQGFNVSVQGIIIYRAAYFGIYDTAKGMLPDPKNTHILVSWMIAQSVTAVAGLTSYPFDTVRRRMMMQSGRKGADIMYTGTIDCWRKIARDEGGKAFFKGAWSNVLRGMGGAFVLVLYDELKKVM from the exons ATGAGTGAGACAGCTATCTCCTTCGCCAAGGATTTCTTGGCCGGTGGCATCTCCGCCGCCATCTCCAAAACAGCCGTCGCTCCAATTGAGAGAGTGAAGCTGCTCCTTCAG gtcCAGCATGCCAGCAAGCAGATCACCGCAGATAAGCAGTACAAGGGTATCATGGACTGTATCACCCGTATCCCCAAGGAGCAGGGATTCCTCTCCTTCTGGAGAGGTAACCTTGCCAATGTCATCAGATATTTCCCCACCCAGGCCCTCAACTTCGCCTTCAAGGACAAGTACAAGAAGATCTTCCTTGATGGCGTCGACAAGCGCACCCAGTTCTGGAGGTACTTTGCCGGTAACCTGGCCTCCGGTGGCGCCGCCGGAGCCACCTCCCTCTGTTTCGTGTACCCCCTCGACTTCGCCCGTACCCGTCTTGCTGCTGATGTGGGAAAGGCTGGAGCTGCAAGAGAGTTCAATGGTCTGGGTGACTGCCTGGCCAAAATCTTCAAGTCTGATGGTCTGAAGGGCCTGTACCAGGGCTTCAATGTCTCTGTTCAGGGCATCATCATCTACAGGGCTGCTTACTTTGGCATCTATGACACAGCCAAGG GCATGCTCCCAGATCCCAAGAACACCCACATTTTGGTGAGCTGGATGATCGCTCAGTCTGTCACAGCTGTTGCTGGCCTAACCTCATACCCCTTCGACACTGTCCGTAGACGTATGATGATGCAGTCTGGTCGCAAAGGAG CTGACATCATGTACACCGGCACCATTGACTGCTGGCGTAAGATCGCACGTGATGAGGGTGGCAAGGCTTTCTTCAAGGGAGCTTGGTCCAACGTGCTCAGAGGCATGGGCGGCGCCTTTGTGCTGGTGTTGTACGATGAGCTGAAGAAAGTCATGTAA